A window of the Syntrophothermus lipocalidus DSM 12680 genome harbors these coding sequences:
- the truA gene encoding tRNA pseudouridine(38-40) synthase TruA, giving the protein MNRIKALVEYEGTRYSGFQRQPRGLTIEGELEAAICKLTGERVKVLAAGRTDAGVHALGQVIAFDTESPIPPERFAPALNSVLPSDIRVLKSEKAKEGFHPRYQARAKAYRYLIYRQEEGRTFYRNLAYYYPQPLDLPAMAKAARYMEGTHDFMAFCASGSGVRNYVRTVFEVSINEKPPFLQIDVCGDGFLYNMVRIMVGTLLEVGRKRLAPEEVEQILLSRDRQRAGPTVPACGLYLKRVFY; this is encoded by the coding sequence ATGAACAGAATCAAAGCATTAGTTGAGTACGAAGGAACCCGATACAGCGGTTTTCAGAGACAGCCCCGAGGCCTGACGATAGAGGGGGAACTGGAAGCAGCCATCTGCAAGCTCACAGGCGAAAGGGTGAAGGTCTTGGCAGCCGGTCGCACTGATGCCGGGGTTCACGCTCTGGGGCAGGTTATCGCCTTTGACACCGAAAGCCCGATACCACCTGAAAGGTTTGCCCCAGCTCTCAACTCTGTTCTGCCCTCAGATATCAGGGTGCTCAAGAGCGAAAAAGCGAAAGAAGGTTTCCATCCTCGTTACCAAGCCCGGGCTAAGGCTTATCGGTACTTGATATATCGCCAGGAAGAAGGACGTACCTTTTACCGTAACCTTGCTTACTACTACCCTCAACCACTGGACCTACCGGCAATGGCGAAGGCAGCGCGATATATGGAAGGTACCCACGACTTCATGGCGTTTTGTGCAAGTGGAAGCGGGGTCAGGAACTATGTCAGAACAGTGTTTGAAGTCAGCATAAATGAAAAACCGCCATTTCTTCAAATCGACGTCTGCGGTGACGGTTTTTTGTATAACATGGTCAGGATAATGGTAGGTACCTTGCTGGAAGTCGGTAGGAAACGGCTTGCCCCTGAAGAGGTTGAGCAGATATTGCTATCTAGGGACCGGCAGCGCGCCGGACCCACGGTGCCGGCCTGCGGCCTGTACCTCAAGAGGGTATTTTATTGA
- a CDS encoding energy-coupling factor transporter transmembrane component T family protein, whose amino-acid sequence MSGGNVLGQYIPVESPVHRLEPHTKLLLTLILATAAFLAGDFVELSLVTGLVIVFTILSRVPATQYVRSLKPMLVLVAVTVAAQLFLSQVLNLTAEHGIALKEEGVRQALTTGMKLLLVCWVAQWLTFTTSPVKLAEGIKVLLTPCRRVGVPVEELAMIATIAIRFVPIVFDEAEEMVKAQASRGADFESLHFRARLNSIISVLVPLVSRCWRRAEDLALAMEIRGYGAGGKRSRVRRSKMTLTDYLFLAIGVLLLIGVQFTGGRG is encoded by the coding sequence ATGTCTGGCGGAAATGTACTTGGACAGTATATACCGGTAGAATCTCCCGTACACAGGTTAGAACCTCATACTAAACTGCTTTTGACGCTCATCTTGGCGACGGCGGCGTTCCTAGCCGGCGATTTTGTCGAGCTCAGCTTGGTAACAGGGCTGGTAATTGTTTTTACCATCTTGTCCCGAGTACCCGCTACGCAGTACGTTCGAAGCCTCAAACCGATGCTGGTGCTGGTGGCAGTGACGGTGGCTGCTCAGCTTTTCCTGAGTCAGGTGTTAAATCTCACCGCTGAACACGGCATCGCCCTTAAAGAAGAAGGGGTTAGGCAGGCCCTAACCACAGGGATGAAACTGCTGCTGGTTTGTTGGGTAGCCCAATGGCTAACCTTTACTACTTCTCCGGTGAAACTGGCTGAAGGGATAAAGGTTTTACTGACACCTTGCCGGAGGGTAGGGGTTCCGGTGGAAGAGCTGGCCATGATAGCCACCATAGCCATCCGTTTTGTGCCCATCGTTTTTGATGAAGCAGAGGAAATGGTAAAGGCCCAGGCCTCGAGGGGCGCCGATTTTGAATCCCTTCACTTTCGCGCAAGGCTAAACAGCATAATATCGGTTTTAGTTCCTCTTGTAAGCCGGTGTTGGCGGAGGGCAGAAGACCTGGCCCTGGCTATGGAGATCAGGGGATACGGGGCCGGTGGCAAGAGAAGTCGGGTCAGGAGGTCAAAGATGACGTTGACCGATTATCTTTTCTTGGCAATTGGTGTCCTTCTATTGATAGGTGTCCAATTCACCGGAGGGCGAGGATGA
- a CDS encoding energy-coupling factor transporter ATPase gives MSIRLEEVSLIYHPGTPFQTAALECITCTMTKGDITGITGPTGSGKSTLLQLLNGLLKPSSGQVFIDGERIDQLGGEKLTQLRRKVALAFQFPEKQVFELTVREDIAFGPRQLGLRGEELENRVCWAMEQVGLPPARYAERTCASLSGGQKRLVALAGMVAMRPDYVLLDEPWAGLDAVARQHLKQFILRLKGEGTTVVLVSHDLEDLVEISDRLLLLKEGRLIMQGPTRTVLNHCSELVASGIEVPVWHRVLLEIKKRCPEINLAVTDVEEAADELERLLRSAHLRCRSRKQEHSGPRENGA, from the coding sequence ATGTCAATCCGTTTAGAAGAGGTAAGCTTAATCTACCACCCGGGCACTCCTTTCCAAACTGCGGCACTTGAGTGCATTACCTGCACCATGACCAAAGGCGACATCACGGGAATCACCGGACCGACCGGCTCGGGAAAGTCGACCCTTCTACAGCTTTTAAACGGCCTGCTCAAACCGAGCTCAGGACAGGTTTTCATCGACGGCGAGCGCATCGACCAATTAGGTGGAGAAAAGCTGACTCAATTGCGCAGGAAGGTGGCTCTTGCCTTTCAGTTTCCGGAAAAGCAGGTCTTCGAGTTGACCGTTAGAGAAGATATAGCCTTCGGTCCGCGGCAGTTGGGATTGAGGGGAGAAGAATTGGAAAATCGGGTATGCTGGGCCATGGAACAGGTGGGGCTACCACCGGCAAGATACGCTGAACGGACCTGCGCTTCTTTAAGCGGAGGGCAAAAACGGCTGGTGGCCTTGGCCGGGATGGTGGCGATGAGGCCTGATTATGTTCTCTTAGATGAGCCATGGGCAGGGCTTGACGCTGTTGCTCGCCAGCACCTGAAGCAGTTTATACTTCGTCTGAAAGGTGAAGGCACCACGGTTGTATTAGTATCCCATGACCTGGAAGACCTGGTCGAGATAAGTGATAGGTTGTTGCTTTTAAAAGAAGGGCGTCTGATTATGCAAGGGCCGACCAGAACTGTGCTGAATCATTGCAGCGAATTGGTGGCGTCCGGTATTGAGGTTCCCGTGTGGCATCGGGTATTGTTGGAGATTAAAAAGCGGTGTCCCGAGATTAACCTGGCGGTGACTGATGTGGAAGAAGCCGCCGACGAACTGGAAAGGTTACTCAGGTCTGCGCACCTGCGCTGCCGCAGCCGAAAGCAAGAGCATTCGGGCCCTCGAGAAAACGGAGCGTAA
- a CDS encoding energy-coupling factor transporter ATPase, with product MLELNNVHFVYEAGQPPAVTGITFSVEPGDFVVILGRNGSGKSTLAKLMSGVIVPIRGTVRIMGLDTRERSHKRTIRRFVSLMLSDPENQIVSTLVEEDVAFGPENLGVPLEEIEHRVQEALASVGLTGYRNSSPRFLSGGEKQRLAIAGLLAIRTRYLVLDEPTAMLDARGRREVLAVLAQLNETEGIGVVMTSHRAEEMIWAKRVVILDEGQVRAIGYPKDIMGDEELLIASGIDPPPLSRLADALRRRGFQLPKPILTVEEMVKTLCQSV from the coding sequence ATGCTAGAACTGAACAACGTGCATTTCGTTTACGAAGCCGGTCAACCCCCCGCGGTAACCGGCATAACTTTTTCTGTCGAACCCGGAGATTTTGTGGTGATACTGGGTAGAAACGGCTCGGGTAAATCGACTCTGGCTAAACTGATGAGCGGAGTGATAGTTCCTATCCGGGGAACAGTTCGGATAATGGGACTGGACACCAGGGAAAGGTCCCATAAGAGGACCATTCGCCGGTTTGTAAGCCTGATGTTATCTGACCCGGAAAACCAGATTGTCTCAACCCTGGTCGAAGAGGACGTGGCTTTTGGGCCGGAAAACCTGGGGGTGCCTCTAGAGGAAATTGAGCACCGGGTGCAGGAAGCACTGGCAAGTGTGGGGCTAACGGGCTACCGGAATAGCTCTCCCCGGTTCTTGTCGGGCGGAGAAAAACAGAGATTAGCTATTGCCGGCCTTTTGGCTATACGGACCAGGTACCTTGTCTTAGACGAGCCCACCGCCATGCTAGATGCTAGGGGTCGTAGAGAAGTGTTAGCCGTCCTCGCTCAGCTCAATGAGACCGAAGGGATCGGCGTTGTGATGACATCGCACCGGGCAGAAGAGATGATTTGGGCCAAGAGAGTAGTCATCCTAGACGAAGGACAGGTACGGGCGATAGGATACCCGAAGGACATAATGGGAGACGAAGAACTCCTGATAGCATCGGGGATAGATCCTCCCCCTTTGTCCCGGTTGGCAGATGCACTAAGACGCCGCGGATTCCAGCTTCCAAAGCCGATTCTAACCGTAGAAGAGATGGTAAAAACACTATGTCAATCCGTTTAG
- the rplQ gene encoding 50S ribosomal protein L17, with the protein MGYRKLGRRTSHRRAMLANMVAAVISNERITTTETRAKEVKRLTDKMITLGKRGDLHARRQALAFIQDEGVVHKLFSELADKYSERQGGYTRIVKAGFRRGDGSPLVILELV; encoded by the coding sequence ATGGGATATCGCAAACTTGGAAGGAGGACCAGTCATCGCAGGGCAATGCTTGCCAACATGGTGGCTGCAGTGATTAGCAATGAAAGGATAACCACTACCGAAACCAGGGCCAAAGAAGTGAAGCGGCTCACCGACAAGATGATTACTCTCGGCAAGCGAGGCGATCTGCATGCGCGCAGACAAGCCTTGGCTTTTATCCAGGACGAGGGGGTTGTGCACAAGCTCTTCAGCGAGCTGGCGGATAAATACAGCGAACGTCAGGGCGGGTACACCAGGATAGTTAAAGCTGGCTTTCGCCGGGGTGACGGGTCGCCTTTGGTTATTCTAGAGCTGGTCTAG
- a CDS encoding DNA-directed RNA polymerase subunit alpha, translating into MLEIERPRIECVERTPDNRYGKFVIEPLERGFGITLGNSLRRVLLSSLPGAAISTIKIDGVLHEFSTIPGVVEDTTEIILNLKQVVLRYDYDQPKTVFVEQRGPKEVKAGDIIRDAEIEILNPELHIATLNEDGRLAMEMTVERGRGYVSADQKKKDENVIGLIPIDSIFTPINKVNFTVENARVGRVTDYDRLMLEVWTNGSISPEEAVSLSAHILIDHLKLFTEINDSYSPVEILVEKEEDQKDKILDMSIEELELSVRASNGLKRANINTVGDLVEKTREEMSKIRNLGQKSLDEIERKLKELGLSFKKPEE; encoded by the coding sequence ATGCTTGAGATTGAAAGACCGAGAATAGAGTGCGTGGAAAGGACCCCGGACAACCGTTATGGCAAGTTTGTGATAGAGCCCTTGGAGCGCGGGTTCGGAATAACCTTGGGCAATTCCCTGCGCAGGGTACTACTTTCGTCCTTGCCTGGAGCGGCTATCAGCACCATAAAGATTGACGGGGTTTTACATGAGTTTTCAACCATACCTGGTGTAGTTGAGGATACTACCGAGATTATTCTTAATCTCAAACAGGTAGTTCTCAGGTACGACTATGATCAACCTAAGACCGTATTTGTGGAACAGCGAGGCCCTAAAGAGGTAAAAGCAGGGGACATTATCCGCGATGCTGAAATCGAAATACTTAATCCAGAGCTGCATATCGCTACTCTAAATGAAGACGGGCGCCTGGCCATGGAAATGACAGTTGAACGCGGCCGCGGATATGTGAGTGCCGATCAGAAAAAGAAGGATGAAAACGTTATCGGGCTGATTCCTATCGATTCGATTTTTACCCCGATAAACAAGGTCAATTTTACGGTTGAGAACGCCCGCGTAGGTCGAGTTACCGACTATGATCGCCTGATGCTAGAGGTTTGGACAAACGGAAGCATAAGCCCAGAAGAGGCAGTCAGCCTGTCTGCCCATATACTTATCGATCACTTGAAATTATTCACCGAGATCAATGATTCTTACTCCCCGGTCGAGATCTTGGTAGAAAAAGAAGAAGACCAGAAGGACAAGATACTGGATATGTCCATCGAGGAATTGGAGTTATCAGTGCGGGCTTCCAACGGGCTCAAGCGGGCTAACATTAATACGGTTGGTGATTTGGTCGAAAAGACCCGTGAAGAAATGAGCAAAATAAGAAACCTGGGGCAGAAGTCCCTGGACGAAATCGAAAGGAAATTAAAAGAACTGGGCCTATCGTTCAAGAAGCCTGAAGAGTAG
- the rpsD gene encoding 30S ribosomal protein S4 produces the protein MGRYTGPACRLCRREGIKLYLKAERCYSEKCALERKPYIPGQHGRGRRGKPSEYGSQLREKQKAKRIYGILERQFRNYFEKAERQPGITGENLLALLERRLDNVVYRLGFAGSRPEARQLITHGHFLLNGRKVNIPSILVKVGDVIQVKEKSMESAKFKELQAQAAYKTPPEWLEVNADNLSGRVLALPRRDQIDAPIDEHLIVELYSR, from the coding sequence GTGGGAAGATACACAGGACCAGCCTGTCGGCTATGTCGTAGAGAAGGGATAAAGCTTTATCTAAAGGCCGAAAGGTGTTATTCAGAAAAATGTGCGCTTGAAAGGAAACCTTATATTCCCGGCCAGCACGGGCGGGGTCGCCGTGGCAAACCGAGCGAGTATGGGTCGCAGCTGCGCGAAAAGCAAAAGGCAAAGCGGATTTATGGAATACTCGAGCGCCAGTTCCGCAACTATTTTGAAAAGGCAGAAAGACAGCCGGGCATTACGGGGGAAAACCTGCTCGCTTTGCTGGAGAGAAGGCTGGATAACGTCGTATACCGTTTGGGATTTGCCGGGTCGCGCCCTGAGGCACGGCAGCTGATTACCCATGGGCATTTCTTGCTGAACGGTAGAAAAGTTAACATTCCTTCGATCCTGGTTAAGGTCGGGGACGTCATTCAGGTAAAAGAAAAGAGCATGGAATCTGCGAAATTCAAGGAATTGCAGGCCCAAGCAGCCTACAAAACCCCTCCCGAGTGGTTGGAAGTCAATGCCGATAACCTCTCTGGAAGAGTGCTGGCCTTACCCAGGAGAGACCAGATCGATGCTCCTATCGATGAACACCTGATCGTAGAGCTGTACTCTAGATAA
- the rpsK gene encoding 30S ribosomal protein S11 has product MARKTTTRVKRKERKNIDYGIAHIKSTFNNTIVTITDRQGNVISWASAGTVGFKGSRKSTPFAAQQAAENAAKAAMEHGVREVECYVKGPGAGREAAIRSLQAAGLDVSVIKDVTPIPHNGCRPPKRRRV; this is encoded by the coding sequence ATGGCGCGTAAGACTACGACTAGGGTTAAGAGAAAAGAAAGGAAGAACATCGATTACGGAATTGCCCATATCAAATCGACGTTTAACAATACTATAGTTACGATTACTGATCGCCAGGGAAACGTCATTTCCTGGGCCAGCGCGGGTACAGTGGGGTTCAAAGGCTCGCGTAAAAGCACTCCGTTTGCCGCGCAGCAAGCGGCGGAAAACGCGGCCAAGGCGGCTATGGAACACGGGGTGCGGGAAGTGGAGTGCTATGTTAAAGGTCCAGGAGCAGGAAGAGAAGCGGCCATAAGGAGTCTCCAGGCTGCAGGACTTGATGTCAGCGTGATTAAAGATGTCACTCCAATTCCTCATAACGGGTGCCGCCCTCCCAAGAGAAGAAGAGTTTAA
- the rpsM gene encoding 30S ribosomal protein S13, with translation MARVAGVDLPRDKRVVVALTYIFGIGRSSAEKIVKETGINPDTRVKDLTEEEIAKIREAIDRGYKVEGELRREISMNIKRLIDIGCYRGIRHRRGLPVRGQRTRTNARTRKGPRRTVGTKRKK, from the coding sequence TTGGCGAGAGTAGCAGGGGTAGACTTACCCAGGGATAAGCGAGTAGTTGTGGCCCTTACCTATATATTCGGAATAGGACGGTCTTCGGCAGAGAAGATAGTGAAAGAAACGGGTATAAATCCGGACACCAGGGTGAAAGATCTAACTGAGGAAGAAATAGCCAAAATAAGGGAAGCCATTGACCGGGGTTACAAGGTCGAGGGTGAATTGCGTAGAGAAATAAGTATGAACATCAAAAGACTCATAGATATCGGGTGTTACCGTGGAATACGGCATCGCCGTGGGCTACCGGTCAGGGGACAGAGGACCAGGACCAACGCGCGCACCCGAAAGGGTCCACGTCGCACGGTAGGGACTAAACGGAAGAAGTAA
- the rpmJ gene encoding 50S ribosomal protein L36: MKIKPSVKPICEKCKVIKRKGKVMVICENPKHKQKQG; this comes from the coding sequence GTGAAAATTAAACCCTCAGTTAAACCCATATGTGAAAAGTGCAAGGTTATAAAGAGAAAAGGCAAAGTAATGGTTATCTGCGAAAACCCAAAACACAAACAGAAGCAAGGCTAA